The following proteins are co-located in the Psilocybe cubensis strain MGC-MH-2018 chromosome 5, whole genome shotgun sequence genome:
- a CDS encoding Histone deacetylase clr3: protein MASNGTQRAFNDDPSVLYISLHRYEQGTFYPCGPFGSLTSCGEGPGTGFSVNVPWPCAGMGDAEYIYAFQKVILPIATEFAPELVISKLQSAFLYGPAIDVRRISLSVSAGFDAAAGDELGECLVSPAGYAHMTHMLAGLAGGRMVVALEGGYNLDSISQSALAVTKVLLGEPPDELPPLKANEEGTETVWLVAREQSKYWKSVDPKACEPQADVEPISFSVPEILKAHRQHYLYTKHDMMQVPMMTPELEEKFSSQIMCTSDIFESKTLVIFVHEFGNLRLELESSTTCDVHLERSYLIDFSKELVGWVKSEGYSLLDANLYPKPSTTPTPNLRHKTMEEVGRDVLVYLWDNYVQLSGAERVILIGHGPGCKPLVDLLNRRTTSVTKSAKAIIQVVGSQRMPSYPSDVDDARPWYQKSSLVIVPQSHPVMGPHIKPKDIRRHGVMVPIDETRQIKLITRALPAIKQFVQETLSSFPLANRTNRP, encoded by the exons ATGGCAA GCAATGGCACTCAACGAGCATTTAACGACGACCCATCCGTTCTCTACATATCTCTTCATCGATACGAACAAGGCACATTCTATCCTTGCGGTCCTTTTGGATCATTAACGTCGTGTGGAGAAGGTCCTGGTACCGGATT TTCAGTAAATGTACCTTGGCCATGCGCAGGCATGGGAGATGCGGAATATATATATGCCTTCCAAAAAGTGATTCTGCCAATCGCCACCGAGTTTGCCCCCGAATTAGTTATCAGTAAGTTACAGTCAGCGTTTTTATATGGTCCAGCTATTGATGTACGTCGAATTTCCTTGTCAGTTTCGGCAGGTTTTGATGCAGCAGCCGGAGACGAACTTGGTGAATGCTTGGTTTCTCCTGCTGGTTATGCACATATGACACACATGCTTGCTGGGCTAGCCGGTGGGCGCATGGTTGTCGCCCTTGAG GGTGGATACAACCTAGATTCAATATCGCAGTCGGCTCTTGCTGTGACAAAGGTTCTTCTTGGGGAACCACCAGATGAACTTCCACCTCTGAAAGCAAACGAAGAAGGGACGGAAACTGTCTGGTTAGTAGCACGAGAACAGAGCAAATACTGGAAGAGTGTTGATCCAAAAGCCTGTGAACCTCAAGCAG ATGTGGAACCAATAAGCTTCTCGGTACCTG AAATATTAAAAGCTCATAGACAACACTATCTCTACACCAAGCACGACATGATGCAGGTTCCAATGATGACCCCAGAACTAGAAGAAAAATTTTCCTCGCAAATTATGTGCAC GTCGGACATTTTTGAAAGCAAGACTCTTGTTATCTTTGTCCATGAATT TGGAAATCTCCGTCTAGAATTGGAATCGTCTACCACCTGCGATGTTCATTTAGAACGATCATATCTT ATTGACTTCTCCAAAGAACTTGTTGGTTGGGTGAAAAGCGAAGGTTATTCTTTATTAGATGCAAATTTATACCCGAAACCCTCTACTACCCCTACCCCTAATTTG CGGCACAAAACTATGGAAGAGGTTGGAAGGGATGTGTTGGTATATTTGTGGGATAATTATGTCCA ACTTTCGGGTGCGGAACGGGTAATACTAATTGGACATGGACCTGGTTGTAAGCCTTTGGTGGATCTACTCAATCGCAGAA CAACGAGCGTGACAAAATCCGCGAAGGCAATTATTCAAGTAGTTGGATCTCAGAGGATGCCTTCTTATCCTTCAGACGTGGATGACGCGCGCCCTTGGTATCAAAAG TCATCTCTCGTCATTGTTCCGCAAAGCCATCCAGTCATGGGCCCACATATAAAACCTAAGGATATTCGACGTCATGGCGTAATGGTTCCCATTG ATGAGACACGGCAAATTAAGCTCATTACACGAGCATTGCCAGCTATTAAACAATTTGTACAAGAGACATTGAGCAGCTTTCCTTTAGCCAATCGGACCAACCGGCCATAG
- a CDS encoding Histone deacetylase 5, translated as MATEPIASGSGTMDIDSEKTPSTSQANPMADTFQTRRPRASSLPLQPSNLKVGYIYSSEMMNHFCPGGHPEQPLRIQQIWATIVNEQLHKRMKWMPIREVKKGEALLVHSEDHWNKVIAIQYLTDQQRADSVDYYEQMSLYVMSGTTRSALLSCGGVVEACLAVARNELKKTFAIVRPPGHHAEPDEHMGFCFFNNVAVAARVVQQRTKLKKILILDW; from the exons ATGGCCACAGAACCTATCGCATCAGGTTCGGGAACTATGGACATAGACTCAGAAAAAACCCCGTCCACTTCTCAAGCTAACCCTATGGCGGACACTTTCCAAACGCGTCGGCCGCGCGCGTCTTCACTTCCTTTACAGCCTTCAAATCTCAAAGTTGGATATATTTATTCCTCAGAAATGATGAACCATTTTTGTCCTGGTGGTCATCCCGAACAACCATTACGCATTCAACAGATTTGGGCAACCATAGTCAACGAGCAACTTCATAAGAGGATGAAATGGATGCCTATTCGTGAGGTAAAGAAAGGGGAGGCGCTACTGGTACATAGCGAAGACCATTGGAATAAAGTGATAGCTATTCAGT ATTTGACCGATCAACAGCGAGCAGACTCCGTGGATTACTACGAGCAAATGTCTCTTTACGTGATGTCTGGGACTACCAGGTCTGCGCTTCTAAGTTGCGGTGGTGTAGTTGAAGCGTGCCTGGCTGTGGCGCGTAATGAGCTGAAGAAAACCTTTGCGATTGTGCGCCCTCCAGGTCATCACGCTGAACCAGATGAACATATgggtttctgtttcttcaacAATGTTGCTGTTGCAGCCAGGGTTGTTCAGCAACGTACCAAACtgaagaagattttgatACTCGATTGGTAA
- a CDS encoding Delta(14)-sterol reductase codes for MSALNPRTTQYEFLGPLGALAISIGIPTVTYLLYFGCSEETGGCPPQLSSAAPIFQSISSLSWWKGLWDTEAALIYLAWYAFCVISWAILPGDRINGTTLRNGERKVYKINGLSTFLLALGITSGIIMRYGPESFTFIYHKWVGLLTASYAMSFAQATYFYIASFQEGKLLALGGNSGNIIYDWFKGRELNPSIGSFDIKSFNELRPGLILWVLINISMVCEQATRRGGFANVTDSMWLVLAFEAWYVADSLYNEPAVFTTMDIISDGFGFMLALATTYVPFAYSVQARYLVFHPIELGPSATIAIIFVNSLGYYIFRVTNGEKNDFRNGKNPKNLKFMTTKKGSKLITSGWWGRSRHPNYMGDLIMALAWSLPTGFNTPITYYYVIYFTILLIHRERRDDEACSQKYGEDWVAYKKLVPYRIIPYIY; via the exons ATGTCTGCACTCAACCCACGGACAACCCAATACGAATTTTTGGGTCCCCTTGGAGCCTTAGCGATTTCCATTGGCATTCCAACTGTCACTTATCTCCTCTACTTCGGATGCTCGGAGGAAACAGGAGGTTGTCCACCACAACTAAGCTCTGCTGCACCCATTTTTCAATCAATTTCGAGCTTAAGTTGGTGGAAGGGTCTTTGGGACACGGAAGCAGCTCTCATATATCTTGCTTGGTATGCATTCTGTGTTATCTCTTGGGCGATTCTTCCCGGAGATCGAATTAACGGAACCACCTTGCGAAACGGAGAGAGAAAGGTTTATAAAATCAATG GCCTTTCTACGTTTTTGCTCGCATTGGGAATAACATCAGGAATCATCATGCGATATGGACCTGAGTCTTTCACCTTCATCTATCACAAATGGGTTGGCTTGTTGACTGCATCCTATGCAATGTCTTTTGCACAAGCCACGTACTTCTATATCGCTTCATTTCAAGAAGGAAAACTTCTTGCTCTAGGAGGTAACTCAGGGAACATCATTTACGAT TGGTTTAAAGGACGCGAGCTCAATCCATCCATAGGGTCGTTTGATATCAAGTCTTTTAATGAGCTTAGACCGGGCCTCATTCTTTGGGTCCTGATCAACATTAGCATGGTTTGTGAGCAGGCAACACGCCGAGGAGGGTTTGCCAATGTGACTGATTCGATGTGGCTTGTACTCGCCTTCGAGGCGTGGTATGTTGCCGATAGTCTTTATAACGAG CCTGCTGTCTTCACCACAATGGATATCATCAGTGATGGGTTCGGATTCATGCTGGCTCTTGCAACAACCTATGTGCCTTTCGCATACTCTGTTCAAGCGAGATACTTGGTCTTCCATCCCATCGAACTCGGCCCATCCGCTACCATCGCCATTATCTTTGTAAATAGCCTGGGCTACTACATCTTTAGAGTCACGAACGGGGAGAAGAATGATTtcagaaatggaaagaatCCGAAAA ATCTCAAGTTCATGACAACCAAGAAGGGTTCTAAACTTATTACCTCAGGCTGGTGGGGTCGCTCAAGGCATCCCAATTACAT GGGAGACTTGATTATGGCTCTAGCATGGTCACTTCCAACCGGCTTCAATACGCCTATCACATACTACTATGTCATCTACTTTACAATCCTCCTCATTCACAGAGAACGTCGTGACGATGAAGCTTGCTCACAGAA GTACGGAGAAGACTGGGTGGCATATAAAAAGTTGGTACCCTACCGCATAATACCTTATATTTATTAG
- a CDS encoding Obg-like ATPase 1, with protein sequence MPPKKAAAAEKKTLLGRPSNNLKIGIVGLPNVGKSSFFNALSETDLGKAANFPYATINPEEARIPVPDARFEWLCDVYKPASRVPAFLTCIDIAGLTAGASTGAGLGNAFLSHVRAVDGIFQVVRAFDDAEVIHVEGDVNPLRDMEIIQTELRLKDIEWVEKALDNLKKSGRNLGSTSLADKAKKEEIATVEKILKTLTVDNKDIRKAEWNNKEIDVVNGLTLLTAKPITYLVNLSEKDYVRKKNKWLPKIKAWIDANNPGDPLIPFSVALEERLVLMSPEERKEEEAKVGATSALPKITQAGYSSLDLIRYFTCGPDEVRAWTIRKGTKAPQAAGVIHSDFENKFVCGEIMSYDDLKEYGSEAAVKAAGKLRQQGKPYEMVDGDIAYWKAGG encoded by the exons atgcccccaaaaAAGGCTGCCGCCGCAGAGAAAAAGACCCTTCTCGGCCGTCCCAGCAACAATCTTAAGATCGGCATCGTAG GTCTCCCCAACGTCGGAAAGTCTTCCTTCTTCAATGCTCTTTCGGAAACCG ATTTGGGCAAAGCTGCCAACTTTCCTTATGCCACTATAAACCCTGAAGAAGCCCGTATCCCTGTTCCTGATGCTCGTTTCGAGTGGCTCTGTGATGTGTACAAGCCTGCATCACGAGTCCCTGCCTTTCTCACTTGCATCGATATTGCCGGCTTGACCGCT GGTGCTTCCACCGGTGCTGGTCTCGGAAACGCTTTCTTGTCCCACGTCCGCGCCGTCGACGGTATTTTCCAAGTCGTCCGTGCATTCGATGACGCTGAAGTCATTCACGTCGAGGGAGACGTCAATCCCCTGCGTGACATGGAAATTATCCAAACCGAACTTCGATTGAAGGATATTGAATGGGTCGAAAAAGCACTCGACAACTTGAAAAAGTCTGGCAGGAACCTGGGAAGTACCAGCTTGGCTGACAAGGCCAAGAAAGAGGAAATC GCCACTGTTGAGAAAATTCTCAAGACCCTCACGGTTGATAACAAGGATATCAGAAAGGCTGAATGGAATAACAAAGAG ATTGATGTCGTCAACGGATTGACCCTTCTCACTGCCAAACCCATCACCTACCTTGTCAACTTGAGCGAAAAGGACTACGTTCGCAAGAAGAACAAATG GCTGCCCAAAATCAAGGCGTGGATTGACGCTAACAACCCCGGAGACCCTCTCATTCCCTTCTCTGTCGCTCTGGAAGAGAGACTTGTTCTCATGAGCCCagaggagagaaaggaagaggaagctaAAGTGGGTGCCACCAGCGCCCTTCCAAAGATCACACAGGCTGGTTACTCAAGTCTCGAC CTCATCCGCTACTTCACTTGTGGTCCCGATGAAGTTCGTGCCTGGACAATCAGAAAAGGAACCAAGGCTCCTCAGGCCGCCGGTGTCATCCA CTCCGACTTTGAGAATAAATTCGTTTGCGGTGAAATCATGTCATACGACGACCTGAAGGAGTACGGCAGTGAGGCTGCTGTCAAAGCTGCCGGAAAGCTTCGACAACAGGGCAAGCCCTATGAGA TGGTCGATGGTGATATTGCGTACTGGAAGGCTGGAGGTTAA
- a CDS encoding PITH domain-containing protein (PITH domain-containing protein GA19395): protein MSHQHHDGCGHESHDHDHDHDHDQSNLGYQDNLFIHIDRQNVVALNAVGNAPNIIKPWHARLDEAQFLESDADDQLIIRIPFTGSVRLKAMLLKAGPEGQTPAKIALFANQESLDFDDIPDKTPTQEFDIPRNREVGEYSLKTAKFSNVSHITVFVPASQGADTSRIYYLGFLGTWTQHKSQPIITVYEAQANIADHEKIQGMDGTWTAPGH, encoded by the exons ATGTCCCACCAACACCACGACGGCTGCGGCCACGAAAGCCATGACCACGATCACGATCATGACCACGACCAATCTAACCTTGGATATCAAGACAATCTCTTCATCCACATCGACCGCCAAAACGTCGTAGCTCTCAATGCAGTCGGAAATGCTCCAAACATAATAAAACCGTGGCATGCCCGTCTCGACGAAGCCCAG TTTCTTGAATCGGATGCAGATGATCAACT AATCATACGCATTCCTTTCACTGGATCAGTAAGACTGAAGGCTATGCTACTCAAAGCTGGCCCCGAAGGGCAAACGCCTGCAAAGATTGCCCTA TTCGCTAATCAAGAGTCCCTCGACTTTGACGATATCCCTGACAAGACTCCTACACAGGAGTTTGACATCCCTCGCAACCGAGAAGTTGGCGAGTACTCTCTAAA AACAGCCAAGTTCTCCAATGTTTCACACATCACAGTCTTCGTCCCTGCCTCACAAGGTGCTGATACATCGCGAATATATTACCTAGGATTCCTTGGGACATGGACTCAG CACAAATCCCAACCTATAATTACAGTATATGAAGCACAAGCGAACATCGCCGATCATGAAAAAATACAGGGTATGGACGGAACATGGACCGCGCCCGGCCATTAA
- a CDS encoding Tether containing UBX domain for GLUT4 produces the protein MSESSSTPQAPQTSSVPASEQLPTDFKVFRPTARSPAPLAELSDDYFTPTAADLQAAQATLSARTQALVNAPLKVRAVREAEAAAKLNRWPETRIRIKFLDQTILEKSFPSTNKIRSVYAFVRGCLREDVKPIKFILYQPPKRDLKVSDPTVRDQTLASLQLAPSSVLLLRFEDDKLNHVNVPAPLAPFVLEQAVDLPSPPVNDDKGKDDKSPSSSSTPSAKPKTSGGEVKMPKWLKLGQMENWNLLVQSMLANLQ, from the exons atgtcagaatcatcGTCAACTCCTCAAGCCCCACAAACGTCTTCTGTCCCCGCTTCTGAGCAACTGCCTACCGATTTCAAAGTCTTTCGACCGACTGCACGATCACCTGCACCTCTTG CTGAGCTATCAGATGATTATTTCACTCCTACTGCTGCAGATCTTCAAGCTGCTCAAGCAACATTGAGCGCCCGGACTCAAGCTCTTGTCAATGCACCCCTCAAAGTCCGTGCAGTGCGTGAAGCCGAGGCGGCTGCTAAACTCAATAGATGGCCAGAG ACTAGAATCCGCATCAAGTTTCTGGACCAGACTATCTTAGAGAAGAGCTTTCCGTCGACCAACAAGATCAGATCAGTCTATGCCTTTGTGAGGGGGTGTCTTCGAGAGGATGTAAAGCCTATCAAGTTTATACTAT ATCAGCCTCCAAAACGCGATCTCAAGGTGTCGGATCCCACTGTACGGGATCAAACTCTCGCTTCACTGCAGCTGGCGCCATCGTCGGTCCTATTACTTAGATTCGAAGATGACAAGCTAAACC ATGTGAATGTTCCTGCTCCTCTTGCGCCATTCGTCCTTGAACAAGCCGTAGACCTTCCATCACCACCGGTTAATGATGACAAAGGCAAAGACGACAAGAGCCCTTCTAGCTCATCAACCCCTTCTGCCAAACCCAAGACGAGTGGTGGGGAAGTCAAGATGCCTAAATGGCTGAAATTGGGGCAGA TGGAAAATTGGAATCTACTTGTTCAGTCCATGCTCGCAAACCTCCAATGA
- a CDS encoding Adenylyltransferase and sulfurtransferase MOCS3-2, giving the protein MTTTIPLQNYQRYGRQMILDGFGLPGQIKLHQASVVVVGAGGLGCPALQYLGAVGLGRLGIVDHDRVELSNLQRQILHNEDTLGMYKAESAALALKRMNSGLNIDVMTIALTADNALSLLRPYDVILDCTDNAATRYLLSDAAVALNKPLVSGAAQKFEGQLCVYNLGPTGPCYRCLYPTPPPLDAVGSCEELGVLGVVTGIIGNMQALETIKIILGTNGTIFSFEA; this is encoded by the exons ATGACCACAACCATCCCTTTACAAAACTACCAACGATATGGTCGTCAAATGATTCTAGATGGGTTCGGCCTGCCCG GACAGATCAAGCTACATCAAGCCTctgttgtcgttgtcggtGCAGGAGGTCTGGGATGTCCAGCTCTTCAATACCTTGGAGCTGTAGGACTTG GTCGTCTAGGGATTGTAGATCATGATCGCGTCGAGCTTTCGAATCTACAGCGGCAAATTCTTCACAATGAAGACACTCTTGGGATGTATAAAGCCGAATCTGCAGCCCTGGCTTTGAAAAG AATGAATTCAGGTCTTAATATAGACGTCATGACTATTGCGCTAACTGCAGACAATGCGCTATCCCTGCTACGTCCTTATGATGTTATCCTAGACTGCACCGATAATGCGGCCACGCGATACCTACTTTCAGATGCGGCTGTCGCACTGAACAAACCTCTCGTCAGCGGAGCTGCCCAAAAGTTTGAGGGCCAGCTCTGTGTGTATAATCTTGGACCGACAGGACCATGCTACCGATGTTTGTACCCAACACCACCCCCTCTGGATGCTGTGGGCAGCTGTGAAGAGCTGGGCGTCCTCGGTGTTGTTACAGGAATAATTGGCAACATGCAAGCATTAGAAACTATCAAAATTATATTGGGCACAAATGGTACTATTTTCTCCTTTGAAGCCTAA
- a CDS encoding Anaphase-promoting complex subunit 10: protein MNLVPPEDTNSLAHHTGIKKFPTLQYPDISSRAKWSVSSYKFGFGAECLLDGDPDTFWHSDGPQPHYITIEFPRKMAIQKISIYLNFPLDDSYTPSTLAIRAGTGLSDLQDVRIVTLDKPDGWITFDVSSEPNEDGDGLNPVYAYVLQIIVAANHMSGKDTHVRGLRVLGPIDESSAIDDDPFPFQSPAFKMYETIR, encoded by the exons ATGAACCTAGTACCTCCAGAAGACACAAATTCCCTTGCCCACCACACAGGCATAAAGAAATTCCCGACACTGCAATACCCTGATATCTCTTCACGCGCAAAGTGGTCTGTGTCTTCTTACAAATTTGGGTTTGGCGCGGAATGCCTTCTGGATGGCGATCCTGACACTTTCTGGCA CTCGGATGGCCCTCAGCCGCATTATATTACCATTGAATTTCCCAGAAAAATGGCTATTCAA AAAATAAGCATTTACCTCAATTTCCCCCTCGACGACTCTTACACTCCATCTACATTGGCTATACGCGCTGGAACGGGCCTCAGTGACTTGCAAGATGTTCGCATCGTCACTTTAGATAAACCTGATGGTTGGATCACCTTCGATGTTTCATCCGAGCCAAATGAAGACGGTGATGGCCT CAACCCAGTTTATGCCTACGTTCTGCAAATTATTGTGGCTGCTAACCACATGAGTGGCAAAGATACCCATGTTCGCGGTTTACGCGTCCTCGGACCAATAGA CGAAAGCTCCGCTATCGATGATgacccattcccattccaaTCGCCTGCATTTAAAATGTATGAAACAATTCGGTAA
- a CDS encoding ATP-dependent RNA helicase dbp2, producing MSYGGYHGGGGYGGGGGYGGGGGGGGWGGGYDDKMSNLGGGLRSVDWQSTKLTHFEKNFYIEDPRVTARSEQEINEFKRAKEMKVQGRNVPRPVTSFDEVGFPEYLMTSIRAQGFDAPTPIQCQAWPMALSGRDVVAISQTGSGKTISFALPAMLHINAQPLLAPGDGPIALVLAPTRELAVQIQQECTKFGSNSRIRNTAIYGGAPKGPQIRDLQRGVEIVIATPGRLIDMLETQKTNLRRVTYLVMDEADRMLDMGFEPQIRKIVSQIRPDRQTLMFSATWPKDVQKLANDFLKDMIQVNIGSTELTANHNIQQIVEVVSDFEKRNKLIKHLDQISAENAKVLIFVATKRVADDITKYLRQDGWPALAIHGDKEQRERDWVLGEFKAGRSPILIATDVASRGLDVKDVGYVINYDFPNNCEDYIHRIGRTGRAGMKGISYTYFTTDNSKSARELISILREAKAVVPPQLEEMASYGGGGGGRGMHFFPLIHPLQ from the exons ATG AGCTACGGTGGATATcatggtggaggaggatatggtggaggcggtggatatggaggtggaggtggaggtggaggctgGGGTGGTGGTTACGACGACAAGATGTCCAACCTCGGCGGCGGGCTGCGCTCAGTGGATTGGCAGAGCACCAAGTTGACACATTTCGAGAAAAACTTCTATATAGAAGATCCACGGGTTACAGCTCGCAGCGAGCAAGAGATCAATGAATTTAAACGTGCCAAAGAAATGAAG GTTCAAGGCCGCAACGTTCCTAGGCCAGTGACCTCTTTTGACGAGGTTGGATTCCCGGAATACCTTATGACCTCCATCCGCGCACAAGGGTTCGATGCGCCTACTCCAATCCAATGTCAAGCTTGGCCAATGGCACTCAGTGGCCGAGACGTCGTCGCTATATCCCAAACGGGCTCTGGAAAGACAATATCCTTCGCCCTTCCGGCCATGTTACACATCAATGC TCAGCCATTGCTTGCCCCCGGGGATGGTCCTATAGCTCTTGTTCTTGCACCAACCAGAGAGTTGGCAGTGCAAATCCAGCAAGAGTGCACAAAATTCGG ATCTAACTCCCGTATCAGAAACACCGCTATCTACGGTGGAGCACCCAAGGGACCTCAGATTCGTGACCTTCAGCGCGGTGTCGAGATTGTCATTGCCACTCCAGGTCGCCTCATTGATATGCTGGAGACCCAAAAGACCAATCTAAGGCGTGTTACTTACTTGGTCATGGACGAGGCTGACCGCATGCTGGACATGGGTTTCGAGCCTCAAATTCGTAAAATTGTCAGCCAGATCCGTCCAGATCGTCAGACTCTCATGTTCAGTGCTACATGGCCAAAAGACGTCCAAAAGCTTGCCAAC GACTTCCTCAAGGATATGATCCAGGTCAACATTGGTTCTACAGAGCTGACTGCCAATCATAACATCCAGCAAATTGTCGAGGTCGTCAGTGATTTCGAAAAGCGTAACAAGCTAATCAAGCACCTTGATCAAATTAGCGCGGAAAACGCCAAAGTTCTTATCTTTGTCGCGACCAAACGTGTTGCGGACGATATCACGAAGTATCTGCGTCAAGATGGATGGCCAGCACTTGCCATTCATGGAGACAAAGAaca GCGGGAACGAGATTGGGTTCTTGGTGAATTCAAAGCAGGCCGATCCCCCATACTCATTGCCACAGATGTTGCTTCTCGTGGTCTTG ATGTGAAGGATGTAGGATATGTGATC AACTATGACTTCCCTAACAACTGCGAAGATTATATACATCGCATTGGTCGTACTGGC CGTGCAGGCATGAAGGGCATCTCATATACTTACTTCACGACAGACAACTCCAAGAGTGCTAGAGAATTGATCAGCATCCTTAGAGAAGCAAAAGCCGTTGTGCCCCCTCAACTAGAAGAAATGGCTTCATAtggcggtggtgggggtggacGTGGTATGCATTTCTTCCCTCTTATCCATCCCTTGCAATGA
- a CDS encoding Ras-related protein Rap-1, with protein MRQFNVVVLGAGGVGKSALTVRFIQDVFVENYDPTIEEEYRRTITVDGQLDSLEVLDTAGAEQFTSLNEVYIKSGRGFVLVFSLTQEASLQEVDNLRKQILRIKGGDTTAPIVIVGTKLDLVNEREVQRATIQTLASRWELPFYETSAKRNWHVAEVFEELLRQMRIRYPADPSRGRRRRASGCIAM; from the exons ATGAGGCAATTTAATGTGGTAGTTCTTGGAG CCGGAGGTGTTGGGAAATCAGCACTGACTG TTCGTTTCATCCAAGACGTCTTTGTCGAGAATTACGACCCAACAATTGAAG AGGAATATCGGAGAACGATCACGGTGGACGGACAACTTGATTCG CTCGAAGTTCTTGATACAGCCGGTGCAGAACAGTTTACTTCTCTCAATGAAGTTTACATCAAG TCGGGTCGTGGGTTCGTTCTTGTGTTTAG TTTGACGCAAGAAGCTAGCCTTCAGGAAGTCGATAACTTGCGAAAGCAAATCCTGAGGATCAAAGGAGGCGATACA ACAGCGCCTATTGTAATCGTCGGCACAAAACTTGATTTAGTGAATGAAAGAGAAGTTCAGCGCGCAACAATTCAGACGCTGGCTTCGCGGTGGGAATTACCTTTCTACGAAACATCAGCAAAAAGAAATTGGCATGTCGCAGAAGTATTTGAAGAATTGCTGAGACAGATGCGAATAAGATACCCAGCGGATCCTTCAAGGGGACGGAGAAGGCGGGCGAGTGGATGTATCGCGATGTAG